Proteins from one Streptomyces sp. NBC_00289 genomic window:
- a CDS encoding DoxX family protein, producing the protein MFAAYVTVTILGALFNGAAAVTYLIGHEYPKTQADMKGLPRKWVPVLGMLLAAGTVGLLAGLAVPLLGTLAASGLVLYFIGAIIAHLRVGSRNVVGGIVFLATAVAALILGLAHHGAW; encoded by the coding sequence TTGTTCGCCGCCTACGTGACAGTCACCATCCTCGGTGCGCTCTTCAACGGTGCCGCCGCCGTCACCTACCTGATCGGCCACGAATACCCCAAGACCCAGGCGGACATGAAGGGCCTGCCCCGCAAGTGGGTACCGGTGCTGGGCATGCTGCTGGCAGCGGGCACCGTGGGGCTGCTGGCCGGGCTCGCCGTGCCACTCCTGGGAACCCTCGCCGCCTCCGGGCTCGTGCTGTACTTCATCGGCGCGATCATCGCCCACCTGCGGGTGGGCTCCCGCAACGTCGTGGGGGGAATCGTGTTCCTCGCCACCGCGGTAGCCGCCCTGATTCTGGGCCTGGCCCATCACGGCGCCTGGTAG
- a CDS encoding zinc-binding dehydrogenase, which yields MVHPRQRHITAGAAEYVVVPAGRIAHVPADLSPVDAASLVVGGATALIALRDSVHLAAGERVLVRGAAGGVGTAAVQLAHAMGGHVTALARDRHAPMLTDLGADEVLDYGATTSDRIGPFDVIVDTVGTELNCYRSRLGRGGRMVTVGLSASALAAIAASSVYGARRIRTFSANPDSAVLRDLAEHVTSGALRPVIHSVYPMEDITAAHQAFERGGVVGKHVVAVSA from the coding sequence ATGGTGCATCCCCGGCAGCGGCACATCACCGCTGGGGCAGCCGAGTACGTCGTGGTGCCCGCGGGCCGTATCGCGCATGTCCCGGCGGACCTCTCGCCGGTCGATGCGGCGTCCCTGGTCGTCGGGGGCGCCACGGCGCTCATCGCGCTGCGCGACAGCGTGCACCTCGCGGCCGGGGAAAGGGTCCTGGTCCGGGGCGCGGCGGGCGGAGTCGGCACAGCCGCCGTGCAACTGGCACACGCCATGGGCGGCCATGTGACCGCGCTGGCCCGCGACCGCCACGCCCCGATGCTCACCGACCTCGGTGCCGACGAAGTCCTCGACTACGGCGCCACCACCTCGGACCGGATCGGCCCCTTCGACGTCATCGTCGACACCGTGGGCACGGAACTGAACTGCTACCGGAGTCGGTTGGGCAGGGGCGGACGTATGGTCACGGTCGGACTGTCCGCCTCCGCCCTGGCGGCGATCGCCGCGTCGAGCGTGTACGGCGCCCGCCGCATCCGCACCTTCAGCGCCAACCCCGACAGCGCCGTGCTGCGTGATCTGGCCGAGCACGTCACTTCGGGGGCGCTGCGCCCGGTGATCCACAGCGTGTACCCGATGGAGGACATCACCGCGGCGCACCAGGCCTTCGAACGGGGCGGTGTCGTGGGCAAGCACGTGGTCGCGGTGTCCGCGTAG
- a CDS encoding haloalkane dehalogenase, with amino-acid sequence MPTTPVLDSTIVHREHGSGAPIVFLHGNPTSSYLWRHVLPAVGRGRRLAPDLIGMGDSGKPAIDYTFDDHARYLDAWFDALGLDSVVLVGHDWGGALAFDFAARHPGRVRGIAFTETIVKPMAWEEFPEGGRELFRAIKTEGVGEAMILDDNLMIEEGLPGTVVSPLAPADLEAYLQPYPTRESRRPLLQWPRAMPLGGEPADVVARVQAYDTWLANSTDVPKLLIDFARGPGSMTSPDLVAWCAKEMAALEIEHHDVPAGHHTPEDHPAVIATAISSWTDRHGLLRR; translated from the coding sequence ATGCCGACCACCCCCGTACTCGACTCCACGATCGTCCACCGCGAGCACGGCTCCGGCGCGCCGATCGTCTTTCTGCACGGCAATCCCACCTCCTCGTACCTGTGGCGGCACGTGTTACCGGCCGTCGGCCGGGGACGGCGGCTCGCTCCCGACCTCATCGGCATGGGCGACTCCGGCAAACCCGCCATCGACTACACCTTCGACGACCACGCCCGCTACCTCGACGCCTGGTTCGACGCGCTCGGCCTCGACAGCGTCGTGCTGGTGGGCCACGACTGGGGCGGCGCGCTCGCCTTCGACTTCGCCGCCCGCCACCCCGGCCGCGTCCGGGGTATCGCCTTCACCGAAACCATCGTCAAGCCGATGGCCTGGGAGGAGTTCCCCGAGGGCGGCCGCGAGCTGTTCCGGGCGATCAAGACGGAGGGCGTGGGGGAGGCGATGATCCTCGATGACAACCTCATGATCGAGGAGGGCCTGCCCGGTACCGTCGTCTCCCCCCTCGCCCCCGCCGACCTGGAGGCATACCTCCAGCCCTACCCCACCCGGGAGAGTCGCCGGCCGCTGCTGCAGTGGCCGCGCGCGATGCCGCTGGGGGGCGAGCCTGCCGATGTCGTCGCCCGCGTCCAGGCGTACGACACGTGGCTCGCGAACAGCACGGACGTCCCCAAGCTATTGATCGACTTCGCACGCGGCCCCGGCTCCATGACGAGCCCGGACCTCGTCGCCTGGTGCGCGAAGGAGATGGCCGCCCTCGAGATCGAGCATCACGACGTCCCGGCCGGGCACCACACCCCGGAGGACCATCCCGCCGTGATCGCCACGGCAATCTCCTCCTGGACGGATCGGCACGGGCTGCTGCGTCGATGA
- a CDS encoding NAD(P)H-binding protein, translating into MIAVPGATGNVGRELVRILVGAGEAVTAISRGEAHGLPADARHVRADLADPDSLRPAVDGADALFLLVAGDDPQGILDAAKAGGVRRVVLVSTLGVGTRPDSYRHPAAFEAALRGCGLEWTVLRCGGLDSNAFAWTESIRTHRVAAAPFGDIGLPMVDPADVAEVAATALLKPGHAGAVYELTGPALTTPRERAAAIGVALGEPVRFVEQPRQEALEQMLAFMPEAVAEGTLAILGEPLPAERRVSPDVERVLGRAPRPFGDWAARSAAAFR; encoded by the coding sequence GTGATCGCAGTGCCTGGAGCCACCGGCAACGTCGGCCGCGAACTGGTCCGCATCCTCGTCGGAGCGGGCGAGGCGGTGACCGCGATCTCGCGCGGCGAGGCGCACGGCCTCCCCGCCGACGCGCGCCACGTGCGGGCCGACCTCGCCGACCCCGACAGCCTGCGCCCCGCAGTCGACGGCGCCGACGCACTGTTCCTGCTGGTGGCCGGTGACGATCCGCAGGGGATCCTCGACGCCGCTAAGGCCGGAGGCGTCCGCCGCGTCGTCCTGGTCTCCACTCTCGGCGTCGGCACCCGACCCGACTCCTATCGCCACCCCGCCGCCTTCGAGGCCGCCCTGCGCGGCTGCGGCCTGGAGTGGACCGTGCTGCGCTGCGGCGGACTCGACTCCAACGCTTTCGCCTGGACCGAGTCCATCCGCACCCACCGCGTGGCCGCCGCCCCGTTCGGCGACATCGGCCTGCCGATGGTCGACCCGGCCGACGTCGCGGAGGTGGCGGCCACCGCACTGCTCAAGCCCGGCCACGCAGGCGCCGTGTACGAGCTCACCGGCCCTGCCCTGACCACCCCGCGCGAGCGGGCCGCGGCCATCGGCGTCGCGCTCGGCGAGCCGGTCCGCTTCGTCGAGCAGCCCCGCCAGGAGGCCTTGGAGCAGATGCTTGCGTTCATGCCGGAGGCGGTGGCAGAAGGCACTCTCGCGATCCTCGGCGAGCCGCTGCCCGCCGAGCGCCGGGTGAGTCCCGACGTCGAGCGGGTCCTGGGCCGTGCTCCGCGCCCGTTCGGTGACTGGGCCGCCCGCAGCGCCGCCGCCTTCCGCTGA
- a CDS encoding TetR/AcrR family transcriptional regulator, giving the protein MTDSLKPKARAADKRRRLTAAAARVLHEQGVERTTLADIARVAEVPVGNVYYYFKTKDDLVRAALAEHSANLDELTRSLDELPDPRDRLKTLIEAWVSRRDVAARFGCPTGTLAAELDKRADGTLDVEAGVVVRQLLDWVEGQFRAMGLPEPDDLAVTLVSAYQGMSLLANALRSPDIMAREGARLLRWLDSLKATDRIL; this is encoded by the coding sequence GTGACTGACTCACTGAAGCCCAAGGCGCGGGCGGCCGACAAACGCCGACGGCTCACCGCGGCGGCGGCCCGGGTCCTGCACGAACAGGGCGTCGAACGCACGACACTTGCCGACATAGCGCGCGTGGCCGAGGTGCCCGTCGGGAACGTGTACTACTACTTCAAGACCAAGGATGACCTGGTCCGCGCCGCACTGGCCGAGCACAGCGCGAACCTGGACGAACTCACCCGTTCACTGGACGAGTTGCCCGACCCGCGAGACCGCCTCAAGACCCTGATCGAAGCCTGGGTCAGCCGGCGCGACGTCGCTGCCCGCTTCGGCTGCCCCACCGGCACCCTGGCCGCCGAGCTCGACAAGCGCGCCGACGGCACCCTCGACGTGGAGGCCGGCGTTGTGGTCCGGCAACTCCTGGACTGGGTCGAAGGCCAGTTCCGCGCCATGGGTCTGCCCGAGCCGGACGACCTCGCCGTCACCCTCGTCTCCGCCTACCAGGGCATGTCGCTCCTGGCCAACGCTCTGCGCAGCCCGGACATCATGGCCCGTGAGGGAGCCCGCCTCCTCCGCTGGCTCGACTCCCTGAAAGCAACCGACCGGATCCTCTGA
- a CDS encoding MFS transporter: MPRVLDDFRRAQLAIAALFCFLGFQYATWASRLPALKTRLGLSETEVGLLLMACGAGAAASFPLVAYLMKRLGSRSLSLLSALCLVAILLGLSAAPNYPVALLVICADGVAVGCLNVAINAQGAALEAAYRRTAMTQLHATFSGGSFAAALVASSINTVTSAMTPHFATAAVLLLLLLAYARTRLLADQQNRQEKPAAEQKDEKSRRRLTMPSQVTLWLGCAMVFGTVTEGAMNDWSALYMKDVADAPDRLAPLGIAVVSVMMVLARLLGDGWRSRWGDARVVRVGSAVAGAGLALALLVGGVVPALIGFACVGLGIAAVTPCLYVAAAAQGSDALALVATMGTIGLLAGPAVIGFVSGAADLSWGMAVVAASAIAVSICTTRIRWNTAKQAVSS; encoded by the coding sequence ATGCCCCGTGTCCTAGACGATTTCCGGCGCGCGCAGTTGGCCATCGCGGCCCTGTTCTGCTTCCTCGGGTTCCAGTACGCCACCTGGGCCTCCCGACTTCCCGCCCTCAAAACGCGGCTGGGCCTGAGCGAGACGGAGGTGGGCCTGCTCCTGATGGCCTGCGGCGCGGGGGCGGCGGCTTCCTTCCCCCTCGTCGCGTACCTGATGAAGCGCCTGGGCTCCAGATCCCTGTCTCTGCTGTCCGCGCTGTGCCTGGTGGCCATCCTGCTCGGGCTCTCGGCAGCGCCGAACTACCCCGTGGCCCTGCTGGTCATCTGTGCCGACGGCGTGGCCGTCGGCTGCCTGAACGTTGCCATAAACGCGCAGGGCGCCGCCCTGGAGGCCGCCTACCGGCGCACCGCCATGACCCAGCTGCACGCGACGTTCAGCGGCGGATCGTTCGCCGCGGCGCTCGTGGCATCAAGCATCAACACGGTGACGTCGGCCATGACGCCGCACTTCGCGACCGCGGCCGTCCTGCTTCTCCTGCTCCTCGCCTACGCCAGAACCAGGTTGCTGGCGGACCAGCAGAATCGGCAGGAGAAGCCCGCCGCCGAGCAGAAGGACGAGAAGAGCCGCCGCAGACTGACGATGCCTTCGCAGGTGACGCTGTGGCTGGGCTGCGCCATGGTGTTCGGCACGGTCACGGAAGGCGCCATGAACGACTGGTCGGCGCTCTACATGAAGGACGTCGCCGACGCACCGGACCGGCTCGCCCCACTGGGCATCGCCGTCGTCTCGGTCATGATGGTCCTGGCGCGCCTCCTCGGCGACGGCTGGCGCAGCCGCTGGGGCGACGCCCGTGTCGTCCGCGTCGGCAGCGCGGTGGCCGGCGCGGGACTGGCCCTGGCGCTGCTTGTGGGCGGCGTGGTGCCCGCGCTCATCGGATTCGCCTGCGTGGGCCTGGGTATCGCGGCCGTGACGCCATGTCTGTACGTCGCCGCGGCAGCTCAGGGCTCGGACGCGCTCGCCCTGGTCGCCACCATGGGAACCATCGGCCTCCTGGCAGGCCCGGCCGTCATCGGCTTCGTGTCCGGCGCCGCCGACCTGAGCTGGGGCATGGCCGTCGTCGCCGCGTCGGCGATCGCCGTGTCGATCTGCACGACACGCATTCGCTGGAACACGGCGAAGCAGGCCGTGAGTTCATGA
- a CDS encoding GNAT family N-acetyltransferase, with amino-acid sequence MDHAMRMRPIRDGDWPYIAALEAEAYEGGGLAEGRAVLESRWRASPATCFVLDLDERVAGYLLALPYPMFRYPDLARTEQPAVRSRNLHLHDMVVAPDLRGRGRGSTLLRHLAETATSTYEHVSLIAVEGKATFWASRGFRAHQGVAVPPEYGDDAVYMSRSLSAGGNAGSKKVDGLPCPVS; translated from the coding sequence GTGGACCACGCGATGCGCATGCGCCCCATCCGCGACGGCGACTGGCCGTACATCGCCGCCCTTGAGGCCGAGGCCTACGAGGGCGGTGGACTCGCCGAGGGACGCGCGGTGCTGGAATCCCGGTGGCGGGCCTCACCGGCCACCTGCTTCGTGCTGGACCTCGACGAACGCGTCGCGGGCTACCTGCTCGCCCTGCCCTACCCGATGTTCCGGTACCCGGACCTGGCCCGTACGGAGCAGCCCGCCGTCCGCTCGCGGAACCTGCACCTGCACGACATGGTCGTCGCGCCGGACCTGCGCGGCAGAGGACGGGGCAGCACACTACTGCGCCATCTCGCGGAGACGGCCACATCGACGTACGAACACGTCTCTCTGATCGCCGTCGAAGGCAAGGCGACGTTCTGGGCGTCCCGCGGATTCCGCGCCCACCAGGGGGTCGCCGTCCCGCCCGAGTACGGCGACGACGCCGTCTACATGTCCCGGTCCCTGTCCGCAGGCGGCAACGCCGGCTCGAAGAAGGTGGACGGTCTCCCATGCCCCGTGTCCTAG
- a CDS encoding type III PLP-dependent enzyme, giving the protein MSTHVDGRLAAALTAASSDRIVFDLTGIEDQYERLLRELPDVRVRFAMKACPVDEVLTCLADRGAGFDAASPTEIGQALRTGVPVERIHYGNTVKSDADIAEAHRLGVRTFATDSVQDVAAIAAHAPGSRVFCRLATSGDGALWGLSRKFGCSRDDAVRVLDQARAAGLTPAGLSVHVGSQQMTCEAWRQAFDHLADTLVTLREQGIVVDHINLGGGLPALGYLDRHGTRLEPPLDKMFAVIRDGMEQLRAVNRAPLDFVMEPGRHLVADHGAIRAHVYRLTSRRQPDGERVHWLYLSSGKFNGLYEMDQLSYRLVFPGHFDGKRVSAVVAGPTCDSDDAYGSGHHPVPVPEAVTSGDPVWILSAGAYATSYMTQGFNGFRPLPYTCVRHAAYPAGTAMARGN; this is encoded by the coding sequence GTGAGCACGCACGTGGACGGGCGACTGGCGGCCGCGCTGACAGCCGCCTCGTCGGACCGCATCGTCTTCGATCTCACCGGGATCGAGGACCAGTACGAGCGGCTGCTGCGCGAACTGCCGGACGTGCGCGTCCGCTTCGCCATGAAGGCCTGTCCCGTCGACGAGGTCCTCACCTGCCTCGCGGACCGGGGCGCCGGCTTCGACGCGGCGAGCCCCACAGAGATCGGACAGGCCCTGCGCACCGGGGTGCCCGTGGAACGGATCCACTACGGCAACACCGTCAAGTCCGACGCGGACATCGCCGAGGCCCACCGGCTCGGCGTGCGGACCTTCGCCACCGACAGCGTGCAGGACGTGGCGGCGATCGCCGCGCACGCCCCCGGGTCCCGTGTGTTCTGCCGACTCGCCACCAGCGGGGACGGAGCCCTGTGGGGTCTCAGCCGGAAGTTCGGCTGCTCGCGGGACGACGCGGTGCGCGTGCTGGATCAGGCGCGCGCGGCCGGTCTCACCCCGGCAGGGCTGTCGGTCCACGTCGGTTCGCAGCAGATGACTTGCGAGGCCTGGCGGCAGGCCTTCGACCACCTCGCCGACACCCTCGTGACCCTCCGCGAGCAGGGGATCGTCGTGGATCACATCAACCTCGGCGGCGGCCTGCCCGCACTGGGCTACCTCGACCGGCACGGCACAAGGCTCGAACCCCCGTTGGACAAGATGTTCGCCGTCATCCGCGACGGAATGGAGCAGTTGCGGGCCGTCAACCGCGCACCGCTGGACTTCGTCATGGAGCCGGGCCGCCATCTGGTGGCCGACCACGGCGCCATCCGCGCGCACGTCTACCGGCTCACCTCGCGCCGGCAGCCCGACGGCGAACGCGTCCACTGGCTGTATCTGAGCAGCGGCAAGTTCAACGGCCTCTACGAGATGGACCAGTTGAGCTACCGGCTGGTCTTCCCCGGCCACTTCGACGGGAAGCGTGTGAGCGCGGTCGTCGCGGGGCCCACGTGCGACAGCGACGACGCATACGGGTCCGGACATCACCCCGTGCCCGTGCCCGAGGCCGTCACCTCCGGCGACCCGGTCTGGATCCTGTCCGCGGGCGCCTACGCCACCAGCTACATGACCCAGGGCTTCAACGGCTTCCGCCCGCTCCCGTACACGTGCGTGCGACACGCCGCGTACCCGGCCGGGACAGCCATGGCAAGGGGGAACTAG
- a CDS encoding DUF6271 family protein encodes MNRATGTDRICLALPTNRLCSAAISAIAEEAAYATRHFGVEVHLLILDSSDEATRRDHAHVVAGLPATHNVVVHHLDEERQRDFLRRVIRKAGPAEPDLILDLLLPDAVSYGSCTNRAFLIAGALGCRSVHRRDSDSAYQILDGEPVFPIHHELASLGRPAAEASTEVSETDLDPAHAHRPVSMVGSSFIGELSVDIDEIRRLDEGIYHDVVSLWAPGHWSDERKRHLVEESFKGSGTERFTRDHSVLTLVDPMRVDMCNISFDHEVYERMPLPPATSTIGSDYFLIHLVHDAALPGVLHNRDIENFYTPERRTDPGFTAYQTRFVKFLLSMLYFNFVYEGMAAAGPALLDEHQRIRPDTVVGLLRASTGLDHTENLWRLERVGISYRKLGGRYEAFADRLTARRDRLLDEAERDIEHFALLIEAWAALMRAAEDHGVGSAAG; translated from the coding sequence GTGAACCGAGCAACCGGCACCGACCGCATCTGTCTGGCCCTGCCCACGAACAGGCTCTGCTCCGCTGCCATATCGGCGATCGCCGAGGAGGCGGCGTACGCGACTCGCCACTTCGGTGTCGAGGTTCATCTGCTGATCCTCGACTCCTCCGACGAGGCCACCCGCCGGGACCACGCACACGTCGTGGCCGGGCTCCCCGCCACACACAACGTCGTCGTGCACCACCTCGACGAGGAGCGCCAGCGGGACTTCCTGCGGCGCGTGATCCGGAAGGCGGGCCCGGCCGAGCCCGACCTGATCCTCGACCTCCTGCTGCCGGACGCCGTCTCCTACGGATCCTGCACGAACCGCGCCTTTCTGATCGCCGGTGCCCTCGGCTGCCGGTCCGTGCACCGCAGGGACTCGGACAGCGCCTACCAGATCCTGGACGGTGAGCCGGTCTTCCCGATCCACCACGAACTCGCATCCCTGGGCAGACCCGCCGCCGAAGCGTCGACCGAGGTCTCCGAGACGGACCTCGACCCCGCCCACGCCCATCGGCCCGTGTCCATGGTCGGCTCCTCCTTCATCGGCGAACTGTCCGTGGACATCGACGAGATCCGGCGGCTGGACGAAGGCATCTACCACGACGTCGTGAGCCTGTGGGCGCCCGGCCACTGGTCGGACGAGCGGAAACGGCACCTCGTCGAGGAGTCCTTCAAGGGCTCCGGGACCGAACGCTTCACCCGGGACCACTCGGTGCTGACGCTGGTCGACCCCATGCGGGTGGACATGTGCAACATCAGCTTCGATCACGAGGTGTACGAGCGGATGCCGCTTCCTCCGGCGACCAGCACCATCGGCAGTGACTACTTCCTCATCCACCTGGTCCACGACGCCGCGCTCCCGGGTGTGCTGCACAACCGCGACATCGAGAACTTCTACACCCCCGAACGGCGCACCGACCCCGGGTTCACGGCCTACCAGACACGGTTCGTGAAGTTCCTGCTGTCGATGCTGTACTTCAACTTCGTCTACGAAGGCATGGCCGCGGCGGGCCCCGCTCTGCTCGACGAACACCAGCGCATACGGCCCGACACGGTCGTCGGCCTCCTCCGCGCGAGCACGGGCCTGGACCACACCGAGAACCTGTGGCGGCTGGAACGCGTCGGCATCTCGTACCGGAAACTCGGCGGCAGATACGAGGCGTTCGCCGACCGGTTGACCGCTCGCCGCGACCGACTGCTGGACGAGGCCGAGCGCGACATCGAGCACTTCGCCCTGCTGATCGAGGCCTGGGCCGCGTTGATGCGCGCGGCCGAGGACCACGGGGTCGGGAGCGCGGCCGGGTGA
- a CDS encoding phytanoyl-CoA dioxygenase family protein, whose translation MPTPAPYLHRAASERPYFSADAETYLAPTPLRDVSKARPLRVLSPEDLAFWQTYGYVVVRDAISPGAAKSLLEFAWEFQGLDPDRPETWYEEREFRSDLDRDLHVYGFVEAYHHQLIWDSRQTERVYDAFVDVWDCEELWVTLDRLNLNPPNRGSRSRSLIESTDEGFDIELHWDVDTTLGVLPQRVQGIIALNDTQPELGGFQCAPELFRSFEEWKLTQPADRDPIRPAIDRSRFPLVRPDLQAGDLLIFNGLLAHGVAPNLSDNGVRAVQYLSMMPALSEHEELRASRVESWRTLSTPGWNGTLLGDATRHESLRYGPATLNDLGRRLLGLDPWSGRGNAR comes from the coding sequence ATGCCGACACCCGCCCCCTATCTGCATCGAGCCGCATCCGAGCGCCCCTATTTCAGCGCGGACGCCGAGACGTACCTCGCTCCGACGCCACTGAGGGATGTCTCCAAGGCGCGGCCGCTACGCGTGCTGTCGCCGGAGGACCTGGCGTTCTGGCAGACGTACGGCTACGTCGTCGTCCGTGACGCCATCTCGCCCGGCGCGGCCAAGAGCCTCCTCGAATTCGCCTGGGAGTTCCAGGGCCTCGACCCGGACCGCCCCGAAACCTGGTACGAGGAGCGCGAGTTCCGCTCGGACCTGGACCGTGACCTGCACGTGTACGGCTTCGTCGAGGCCTACCACCACCAGCTCATCTGGGACAGCCGGCAGACGGAGCGCGTCTACGACGCCTTCGTCGACGTGTGGGACTGCGAGGAGCTGTGGGTCACCCTCGACAGGCTCAACCTCAACCCGCCCAACCGGGGCAGTCGTTCGCGCTCCCTCATCGAGTCCACCGACGAGGGCTTCGACATCGAGCTGCACTGGGACGTCGACACCACTCTCGGTGTGCTGCCGCAGCGGGTGCAGGGCATCATCGCCCTCAACGACACCCAGCCCGAACTCGGCGGCTTCCAGTGCGCGCCCGAACTCTTCCGGTCCTTCGAGGAGTGGAAGCTCACCCAGCCGGCCGACCGCGACCCCATCCGGCCCGCGATCGACCGCTCGCGGTTTCCGCTGGTGCGCCCGGATCTGCAGGCCGGCGATCTGCTGATCTTCAACGGGCTGCTGGCGCACGGCGTGGCGCCCAACCTCTCCGACAACGGTGTCCGCGCGGTCCAGTACCTATCGATGATGCCCGCGCTCAGTGAACACGAGGAACTGCGCGCTTCCCGCGTCGAGTCCTGGCGGACGCTCAGCACCCCAGGCTGGAACGGGACCCTGCTCGGCGACGCGACCCGGCACGAGTCGCTGAGGTACGGGCCCGCGACCCTCAACGACCTGGGCAGGAGACTTCTGGGACTTGATCCCTGGAGCGGACGAGGAAACGCCCGGTGA
- a CDS encoding glycoside hydrolase family 3 protein produces MTTFATGNDTLTRDALAVLQPGFAGTTAPDWVRRRVSEGLASVALFGRNVATHEQVADLTTRLRAERDDLLIAIDEESGDVTRLDVRTGSSFPGNHALGAVDDPGLTRDVARELGRRLGACGVDFDWAPSADVNANPDNPVIGVRSFGADTDLVARHTAAYVQGLQSTGVAACTKHFPGHGDTNVDSHHAVPRIDVDADTLYGRELVPFRAAIEAGTRAVMSAHILVPALDPDRPGTLSRRILTDLLRGELGYDGLIVTDGMEMRAISQAYGLEHGVVLAIAAGADAICVGGGLCDEGTVLKLRDALVAAVRSGELPEERLADAAARVRDLTRWTADARRGGAARVAADPEIGLVAARRALAVRRAGAASPLDEPVYVATFHPAANIAVGKETPWGVGLELERLLPGTTTGSFTGSDAGVAALAAAGGRRIVAVVRDEHRHDWMRAALDVLLAARPNTIVVEMGVPQAPPRGAVHLATYGAARVCGVAAAERIVAG; encoded by the coding sequence ATGACAACGTTCGCCACCGGCAACGACACCCTCACCCGTGACGCCCTCGCGGTACTGCAGCCGGGGTTCGCCGGCACCACGGCACCCGACTGGGTGCGGCGCCGCGTCAGCGAGGGGCTGGCCTCCGTCGCCCTGTTCGGCCGCAATGTCGCCACGCACGAGCAGGTCGCCGACCTCACCACCCGGTTGCGAGCCGAGCGGGACGATCTGCTGATCGCCATCGACGAGGAGAGCGGCGACGTCACCCGCCTGGACGTCCGTACGGGCTCCTCGTTCCCCGGCAACCACGCCCTGGGCGCTGTCGACGACCCCGGCCTCACCCGCGACGTCGCCCGAGAACTGGGCCGCCGCCTGGGCGCATGCGGCGTCGACTTCGACTGGGCGCCCTCCGCGGACGTCAACGCCAACCCCGACAACCCCGTCATCGGCGTACGCTCCTTCGGCGCTGACACCGACCTCGTGGCCCGGCACACCGCCGCCTACGTCCAGGGCCTGCAGTCCACCGGCGTCGCCGCCTGCACCAAGCACTTTCCCGGCCACGGCGACACCAACGTCGACTCCCACCACGCGGTGCCGCGCATCGACGTCGACGCCGACACCCTCTACGGGCGCGAACTCGTCCCGTTCCGCGCGGCCATCGAAGCAGGGACGCGCGCCGTCATGAGCGCACACATCCTCGTCCCCGCCCTGGACCCGGACCGTCCGGGGACCCTTTCCCGCCGGATCCTCACCGACCTGCTGCGCGGTGAACTGGGCTACGACGGCCTGATCGTCACGGACGGCATGGAAATGCGCGCGATCTCGCAGGCGTACGGCCTGGAGCACGGAGTCGTGCTGGCGATCGCGGCGGGCGCCGACGCGATCTGCGTGGGCGGTGGACTGTGCGACGAGGGCACCGTGCTGAAGCTCCGGGACGCGCTGGTCGCCGCCGTCCGCTCCGGCGAACTCCCGGAGGAGCGGCTGGCCGACGCCGCAGCCAGAGTGCGGGACCTGACGCGGTGGACGGCCGACGCGCGGCGGGGCGGGGCCGCGCGCGTGGCGGCCGACCCGGAGATCGGGCTGGTAGCGGCGCGCCGTGCGCTGGCCGTGCGGCGGGCGGGGGCCGCGTCTCCGCTCGACGAGCCCGTGTACGTCGCGACGTTCCATCCGGCCGCGAACATCGCCGTCGGCAAAGAGACGCCGTGGGGCGTCGGTCTCGAACTGGAGCGGTTGCTGCCAGGCACCACGACCGGGTCCTTCACCGGCTCCGACGCGGGTGTGGCGGCACTGGCGGCAGCGGGCGGCCGTCGCATCGTCGCGGTGGTCCGTGACGAGCACCGGCACGACTGGATGCGGGCGGCCCTGGACGTACTCCTCGCCGCCCGCCCGAACACCATCGTGGTCGAGATGGGCGTGCCGCAGGCTCCGCCGCGGGGCGCCGTGCACCTCGCCACGTACGGAGCCGCCCGCGTCTGCGGCGTGGCGGCGGCCGAGCGGATCGTCGCGGGGTGA